The following proteins come from a genomic window of bacterium:
- a CDS encoding SDR family NAD(P)-dependent oxidoreductase has translation MTVGTRMQGKVAIVTGAARGIGRAIAVRFGDEGAHVVVNDVAPAGAEAVAAAITARGGSAAAAAADVSVPAQVDGVIDTAVRRFGTVDVLVNNAGLTDTMRHFLEADDAWWERVIAVNLTGAFLCSSRAARIMARKRSGVIIHMSSGGASRAHRGNAAYDAAKGGIEALTRAMALDLGPYGVRVNALVPGSIDTSNMPPDVKRSRGEQIPLGRVGEPEELAGPAVFLASDDARYITGHLLVVDGGLLSQQRSATVDIFPLSRFPAIAEGVPPAPKRS, from the coding sequence ATGACGGTCGGAACGCGAATGCAGGGCAAGGTTGCAATCGTCACCGGCGCGGCACGGGGCATCGGCCGGGCGATCGCGGTTCGCTTCGGCGACGAGGGGGCGCACGTCGTCGTCAACGACGTCGCGCCGGCGGGCGCCGAGGCCGTGGCGGCGGCGATCACGGCGCGCGGCGGATCCGCGGCGGCGGCGGCGGCCGACGTCTCCGTGCCGGCCCAGGTGGACGGCGTGATCGACACGGCGGTCCGCCGCTTCGGCACGGTCGACGTGCTGGTCAACAACGCCGGGCTGACCGACACGATGCGCCACTTCCTCGAGGCGGACGACGCCTGGTGGGAGCGCGTCATCGCCGTCAACCTGACCGGCGCGTTTTTGTGCAGCTCGCGCGCCGCGCGGATCATGGCGCGGAAACGCTCCGGGGTGATCATCCACATGTCGAGCGGCGGCGCCTCGCGCGCCCACCGCGGCAACGCGGCCTACGATGCGGCGAAGGGCGGCATCGAGGCGTTGACCCGGGCGATGGCCCTCGATCTCGGGCCGTACGGCGTGCGCGTCAACGCGCTCGTCCCGGGCTCGATCGACACGTCCAACATGCCCCCCGACGTCAAACGTTCGCGCGGCGAGCAGATCCCGCTCGGCCGCGTGGGCGAGCCCGAAGAACTGGCCGGCCCGGCGGTGTTCCTCGCCTCCGACGACGCCCGTTACATCACCGGCCACCTGCTCGTCGTGGACGGCGGGCTGCTCTCGCAGCAGCGGTCCGCGACGGTCGACATCTTTCCGCTCAGCCGCTTCCCGGCGATCGCCGAGGGCGTGCCGCCGGCGCCGAAGCGCTCCTAG